The Chitinophaga caeni genome segment AACTTCGATAAAATTATCGCGATTAATTTGAGCAGCGTATTCTACTGTATGAAATACGAGATCCCCGCTATGCTGAAAAATGGCGGCGGTGCAATTATAAATATGGCATCTATTTTAGGACAGGTAGGCTTTGCCAATTCTGCCGGGTATGTAGCAGCCAAACATGGAGTTGTAGGATTAACTCAAAACGCCGGGATAGAATATTCTTCCCAAGGCATAAGGGTTAACGCGGTTGGGCCCGGTTTTATTGACACACCTTTATTAAATAACCTGGATCCAGAAATGAAAAAAGCCCTGGTTAAATTGCACCCCATCGGGAGGTTGGGTAAGGCGGAAGAAATCGCGGAACTGGTTGTTTGGCTCAGTTCCAACAAGGCATCTTTTATTACGGGTTCTTATTACCCTATTGATGGTGCCTATCTAGCTTTGTGATTTATTGTTTAATTTTTGTACTGTAATGGCTGCCCCTTTTTAGGCGCAGCCCTTTCTTTTTCACGGATTTAAGGACACGGATTTAGGGATTACACGGATGATCATTGTTTTATACCTATCTATTGCCTTAAGATGTTTTATCGCGGATGTTGTTTTTGATATTTCACGGTTGATCAATGTTTCATACCTATCTATTACCTTAAAATGTTTTATCGCGGATGTTGTTTTGATATAACCTGGGATTCGAGCCTGGTTTTTTGGACTGTCATTTGCGCCATCTTCCTTTTCTTTCTTTTCTTTCTTTTCTTCCCTTTCTTCCCAAAGAAATTTTTATATTGCAAGTACATTATAAGCGTACAAAATACATTTAATGAAAAAGATATTATTCCTATTTCTGCTGGCCTTAGGTATTCCATTTGCGACCATTGCACAGAAGGGTGGCTACATTGTTATAAAAACGGCTCATACCGGGCTTGTTTTTCACGAAGAAAAGGATGGGAGCCTGCACCAAATTTACTATGGGCAGGCGCTGAAGAACCCGGCAGATTATTACTTGTTGCCTGGCACCAGGGATGAGGCGTATCCAACATTCGGAACTAAATATCTATTCACCCCTGCCATCAGGACGGTTCACAATGATGGGAATCCCTCTTTGGCGCTCGTATATAAATCTCATCAACAGCTGCTTGTTGCACCGGGCGTCGAGGAAACCACCATTCATTTGCATGACCCCAAGTACCCGGTAGAAGTCGATTTACATTTCAAGGCGTACTTGTCTTCCGATGTAATAGCACAATGGGTAACCGTTAGTCATCATGAGAAAAAGCCAATCGTTTTATACCAGTATGCTTCAGCTGCATTAAGTGTCAGCGCGAGCAATTATACTTTAGAACATTTTCATGGCGATTGGGCCGCCGAAATGCAAATGGAAAGCACCAACTTGACTGCCGGGAAAAAGACATTATCCAGCCAATTAGAGACCCGTGCGCATATGTATCAATCACCATCATTTTTAATCTCCTTAAACGGGACTTCTACTGAAGAATATGGTGATGTTATCGGCGGTACTTTAGCTTGGTCTGGCAACTTTAAACTGGATTTCGAAGTGGATGAAATTAACCAGCTTAGAATACTGGCCGGGATGAATGAACTTGGCGCCGAGTATCATCTGCTGCCGGGAAAAACATTTACAACGCCGGCATTTTTGTTTAGCTATAGCAATGAAGGGAAGGGATTGATCAGCAGAAACTTCCATAAATGGGCAAGGGATTATGGCGTTCTGAATGGCCATGGTAGCAGGTACACCTTGTTGAATAACTGGGAGGCGACCTATTTTGATTTCAACGAAGAAAAGTTGACCAACCTGTTTGATGATGCGAAGCAACTGGGCGTGGATCTCTTCTTGTTAGATGATGGTTGGTTTGGCAATAAATATCCTAGGAATAATGATCGCGCCGGCCTGGGCGATTGGCAGGAAAATAAAGCCAAATTGCCTCACGGCATCGGTTACCTTGTTAAAGAAGCGGCAGCAAGGGATTTAAAATTCGGTATTTGGCTAGAGCCGGAAATGGTAAATCCTAAAAGTGAGCTGTACGAAAAACATCCCGAATGGATTATAAAATTGCCTAATAGGGAAGAACATTATTACCGTTCTCAATTAGTACTGGATCTTACTAATCCTACCGTACAAGATTTTGTTTATCACATCGTAGATGATATGATGAGCAAAAACCCCGGTATTGCTTATATCAAATGGGATTGTAACAGGATGGTAACAAATGCTTATTCACAATTCGAAGGAAACCAACAAAGTAATTTGTATGTCGATTACGTAAACGGTTTATATAAAGTATTGGATAGGGTAAGACAAAAATATCCTGAACTCCCAATTATGCTATGTTCGGGTGGTGGAGGAAGGGTCGATTACGGGGCTCTGCCTTATTTTACCGAGTTTTGGCCGAGTGATAACACAGGCGCAACCGAACGGGTATTCATTCAATGGGGATATTCCTATTTCTTCCCAAGTATTGCCACCAGCGCACATGTAACGGAGTGGGGAGATGCTCCATTAAAATTCAGGTTGGCTGTTTCAATGGCCGGCAGACTCGGCTTTGACCTCGTTCCTAAAAAATTAAATGCCGAAGAATTAGCTTTATGTCAACAAGCATTACATGAATATAAAGCTATACAGCAAACTGTTTGGCAGGGCGATTTATACCGCTTACAATCCCCTTATGATCACAACGTCGCTTCATGGATGTACGCTGCCAATGACAAGGCCGAAGCGGTTATATTCATGTTCAGGATCAAGAAACTATTCGATTCCAAGATTGCTGAAAATATAAAATTCAAAGGTTTGGATCCAGGAAAAAAATATCTTGTTAAAGAATTACTAGTTCAACAAGGACAGAAAGCTATTAACAAGGCAAATGGCAAAACTTATTCCGGCGATTACCTGATGAAAGTTGGCCTACCTAGTAATTTAAACAAGGTTCAACAAGCCGTTATCTTACAATTAAAATCTTTGTAGTACTGCATTTGAATGTCTGAAAATCTATACTGGTTCGAAACCCGTATTCGCTTTTTGAATGCTGTACCTAAATACTAATTTAATCTGAATACTAAACTTTTGCTGGTTCGAGTCTGAATACTAAAACTTTTGCTGGTTCAAGTCTGAATACTAAACTCTTGCTGGTTCGAGCTTCCAAGCTCGGACCTACGCACAATTGAGGATATTTACAATTGTACCCGAAACAAAAAGGCACGTACACCTTGCACCATAAACGCCATTCA includes the following:
- a CDS encoding glucose 1-dehydrogenase, which encodes MEQLFQGKVAVVTGAGSGIGKATAELYSQHGAKVVVSDISLEHGKQTVDDIKAKGGDATFIACDVADPKACKNLIDETVKVYGRLDAACNNAGIGGEANPVADYSIENFDKIIAINLSSVFYCMKYEIPAMLKNGGGAIINMASILGQVGFANSAGYVAAKHGVVGLTQNAGIEYSSQGIRVNAVGPGFIDTPLLNNLDPEMKKALVKLHPIGRLGKAEEIAELVVWLSSNKASFITGSYYPIDGAYLAL
- a CDS encoding alpha-galactosidase, which translates into the protein MKKILFLFLLALGIPFATIAQKGGYIVIKTAHTGLVFHEEKDGSLHQIYYGQALKNPADYYLLPGTRDEAYPTFGTKYLFTPAIRTVHNDGNPSLALVYKSHQQLLVAPGVEETTIHLHDPKYPVEVDLHFKAYLSSDVIAQWVTVSHHEKKPIVLYQYASAALSVSASNYTLEHFHGDWAAEMQMESTNLTAGKKTLSSQLETRAHMYQSPSFLISLNGTSTEEYGDVIGGTLAWSGNFKLDFEVDEINQLRILAGMNELGAEYHLLPGKTFTTPAFLFSYSNEGKGLISRNFHKWARDYGVLNGHGSRYTLLNNWEATYFDFNEEKLTNLFDDAKQLGVDLFLLDDGWFGNKYPRNNDRAGLGDWQENKAKLPHGIGYLVKEAAARDLKFGIWLEPEMVNPKSELYEKHPEWIIKLPNREEHYYRSQLVLDLTNPTVQDFVYHIVDDMMSKNPGIAYIKWDCNRMVTNAYSQFEGNQQSNLYVDYVNGLYKVLDRVRQKYPELPIMLCSGGGGRVDYGALPYFTEFWPSDNTGATERVFIQWGYSYFFPSIATSAHVTEWGDAPLKFRLAVSMAGRLGFDLVPKKLNAEELALCQQALHEYKAIQQTVWQGDLYRLQSPYDHNVASWMYAANDKAEAVIFMFRIKKLFDSKIAENIKFKGLDPGKKYLVKELLVQQGQKAINKANGKTYSGDYLMKVGLPSNLNKVQQAVILQLKSL